In Daphnia magna isolate NIES linkage group LG5, ASM2063170v1.1, whole genome shotgun sequence, a single genomic region encodes these proteins:
- the LOC116923822 gene encoding lipase member K isoform X1: MVNQHSSMYNLASAIYSPQIVDAKQVGGHGRWHYIAYAFYYQLVRAAMLVKSDIFLHVRQSVRIERIRLFIRLSDVAKMSCRTMNVRCHFLLMMTLNHALQCNDIFVNETARSVETTRVFNEVRHVSRACGKQLIVHQRIRPNPNEASLTTAEIIAGRGYPVEIHSVTTSDGYILELHRIPYGKGQKMASTASRRPVFLQHGILTTDNVWLINQNGLGFVLADAGYDVWMGNARGNTYSRRHVKLDPSKEEYWNFSFDEMGNYDIPAVINFVLAKTGSQKISYIGHSMGCTMFFICMSLHPELNEKIDVMIALAPAVSMAESTAPLAVYQAPFAEQIKFVFDLIGVRAYEPVDTFCNNLRKQYCGPNLFLRYSLCRNTIFSSSDDEYHAFDLNILPIIDGHNPAGTSVKTAVHYAQNYMTGQTFQRYDFGHRENLLRYGQTTPPTYDLSKVTCNVFIFWGQRDKVSAPKDIAWLANKLGNLKASIMIEDPLWNHLSFLFSSDAKRLVYDKLIPLLPLPTS, from the exons ATGGTGAATCAGCATAGTTCTATGTATAATTTAGCAAGTGCAATATACAGTCCGCAAATAGTAGATGCTAAACAAGTTGGCGGTCATGGACGATGGCATTACATAGCATACGCTTTCTACTACCAGTTAGTTCGTGCGGCTATGCTCGTGAAATCGGACATCTTTCTTCACGTTCGTCAAAGTGTCAGAATAGAACGAATTCGTCTTTTTATCAG gtTATCCGACGTTGCCAAAATGTCGTGTAGAACCATGAATGTTCGTTGCCACTTTTTGTTGATGATGACACTGAACCACGCTCTTCAGTGCAACGACATTTTTGTAAACGAAACTGCACGATCTGTAGAAACTACACGGGTGTTCAACGAGGTCCGGCATGTTTCTCGTGCCTGTGGAAAGCAGTTGATCGTCCACCAACGAATTCGACCTAATCCTAACGAAGCTTCACTAACCACG GCCGAAATAATAGCTGGTAGAGGTTACCCAGTTGAAATTCACAGCGTAACAACCAGTGATGGTTACATTCTCGAGCTTCATCGCATTCCGTATGGTAAAGGCCAGAAGATGGCGTCGACTGCCTCGAGACGACCTGTTTTTCTCCAACACGGAATTTTGACTACCGATAATGTTTGGCTTATTAATCAGAATGGGCTTG GGTTCGTTTTAGCTGACGCAGGATACGACGTTTGGATGGGAAATGCTCGTGGCAATACGTATTCACGTCGTCATGTTAAGCTTGACCCGTCAAAAGAAGAATATTGGAATTTCTC GTTCGACGAGATGGGCAATTACGACATTCCAGCCGTCATTAATTTCGTGCTGGCAAAGACAGGAAGCCAAAAAATTAGTTACATAG GTCACTCAATGGGATGCACCATGTTCTTCATTTGCATGTCGCTACATCCCGAGTTGAATGAGAAGATTGATGTGATGATTGCATTGGCACCTGCGGTTTCAATGGCAGAATCGACAGCTCCTCTTGCGGTTTACCAAGCACCATTCGCCGAGCAAATAAAG TTTGTCTTCGATTTGATCGGTGTACGTGCATATGAACCAGTCGATACATTTTGCAACAATCTTCGCAAGCAATATTGTGGACCTAATCTTTTCTTGCGTTATTCCCTTTGTCGGAATACGATATTCTCCTCTTCGGATGACGAGTATCACGCTTTCGATTTG aatATTTTGCCAATTATTGATGGCCATAATCCGGCTGGAACTTCAGTTAAAACTGCTGTCCATTACGCACAAAACTACATGACTG GCCAGACTTTTCAACGGTATGACTTTGGCCATCGCGAAAATCTATTGCGTTATGGCCAAACAACTCCACCAACGTATGATTTGAGCAAAGTAACATGTAACGTCTTTATTTTCTGGGGGCAACGCGATAAG GTGTCCGCTCCTAAG GATATTGCCTGGCTGGCAAACAAATTAGGAAACTTAAAAGCATCTATTATGATCGAAGATCCGCTTTGGAATCATCTTTCGTTTCTGTTTTCATCCGATGCCAAGCGACTAGTCTACGACAAACTGATTCCACTCCTTCCACTACCAACTTCGTAG
- the LOC116923822 gene encoding lipase member K isoform X4 produces the protein MSCRTMNVRCHFLLMMTLNHALQCNDIFVNETARSVETTRVFNEVRHVSRACGKQLIVHQRIRPNPNEASLTTAEIIAGRGYPVEIHSVTTSDGYILELHRIPYGKGQKMASTASRRPVFLQHGILTTDNVWLINQNGLGFVLADAGYDVWMGNARGNTYSRRHVKLDPSKEEYWNFSFDEMGNYDIPAVINFVLAKTGSQKISYIGHSMGCTMFFICMSLHPELNEKIDVMIALAPAVSMAESTAPLAVYQAPFAEQIKFVFDLIGVRAYEPVDTFCNNLRKQYCGPNLFLRYSLCRNTIFSSSDDEYHAFDLNILPIIDGHNPAGTSVKTAVHYAQNYMTGQTFQRYDFGHRENLLRYGQTTPPTYDLSKVTCNVFIFWGQRDKVSAPKDIAWLANKLGNLKASIMIEDPLWNHLSFLFSSDAKRLVYDKLIPLLPLPTS, from the exons ATGTCGTGTAGAACCATGAATGTTCGTTGCCACTTTTTGTTGATGATGACACTGAACCACGCTCTTCAGTGCAACGACATTTTTGTAAACGAAACTGCACGATCTGTAGAAACTACACGGGTGTTCAACGAGGTCCGGCATGTTTCTCGTGCCTGTGGAAAGCAGTTGATCGTCCACCAACGAATTCGACCTAATCCTAACGAAGCTTCACTAACCACG GCCGAAATAATAGCTGGTAGAGGTTACCCAGTTGAAATTCACAGCGTAACAACCAGTGATGGTTACATTCTCGAGCTTCATCGCATTCCGTATGGTAAAGGCCAGAAGATGGCGTCGACTGCCTCGAGACGACCTGTTTTTCTCCAACACGGAATTTTGACTACCGATAATGTTTGGCTTATTAATCAGAATGGGCTTG GGTTCGTTTTAGCTGACGCAGGATACGACGTTTGGATGGGAAATGCTCGTGGCAATACGTATTCACGTCGTCATGTTAAGCTTGACCCGTCAAAAGAAGAATATTGGAATTTCTC GTTCGACGAGATGGGCAATTACGACATTCCAGCCGTCATTAATTTCGTGCTGGCAAAGACAGGAAGCCAAAAAATTAGTTACATAG GTCACTCAATGGGATGCACCATGTTCTTCATTTGCATGTCGCTACATCCCGAGTTGAATGAGAAGATTGATGTGATGATTGCATTGGCACCTGCGGTTTCAATGGCAGAATCGACAGCTCCTCTTGCGGTTTACCAAGCACCATTCGCCGAGCAAATAAAG TTTGTCTTCGATTTGATCGGTGTACGTGCATATGAACCAGTCGATACATTTTGCAACAATCTTCGCAAGCAATATTGTGGACCTAATCTTTTCTTGCGTTATTCCCTTTGTCGGAATACGATATTCTCCTCTTCGGATGACGAGTATCACGCTTTCGATTTG aatATTTTGCCAATTATTGATGGCCATAATCCGGCTGGAACTTCAGTTAAAACTGCTGTCCATTACGCACAAAACTACATGACTG GCCAGACTTTTCAACGGTATGACTTTGGCCATCGCGAAAATCTATTGCGTTATGGCCAAACAACTCCACCAACGTATGATTTGAGCAAAGTAACATGTAACGTCTTTATTTTCTGGGGGCAACGCGATAAG GTGTCCGCTCCTAAG GATATTGCCTGGCTGGCAAACAAATTAGGAAACTTAAAAGCATCTATTATGATCGAAGATCCGCTTTGGAATCATCTTTCGTTTCTGTTTTCATCCGATGCCAAGCGACTAGTCTACGACAAACTGATTCCACTCCTTCCACTACCAACTTCGTAG
- the LOC116923822 gene encoding lipase member K isoform X2, which yields MAKQIPRGMLCINFVFPNPSVLITLTAVFFFLLTLPHYEDTCCPPKGYTWWFPSTLVNLIDGLSDVAKMSCRTMNVRCHFLLMMTLNHALQCNDIFVNETARSVETTRVFNEVRHVSRACGKQLIVHQRIRPNPNEASLTTAEIIAGRGYPVEIHSVTTSDGYILELHRIPYGKGQKMASTASRRPVFLQHGILTTDNVWLINQNGLGFVLADAGYDVWMGNARGNTYSRRHVKLDPSKEEYWNFSFDEMGNYDIPAVINFVLAKTGSQKISYIGHSMGCTMFFICMSLHPELNEKIDVMIALAPAVSMAESTAPLAVYQAPFAEQIKFVFDLIGVRAYEPVDTFCNNLRKQYCGPNLFLRYSLCRNTIFSSSDDEYHAFDLNILPIIDGHNPAGTSVKTAVHYAQNYMTGQTFQRYDFGHRENLLRYGQTTPPTYDLSKVTCNVFIFWGQRDKVSAPKDIAWLANKLGNLKASIMIEDPLWNHLSFLFSSDAKRLVYDKLIPLLPLPTS from the exons ATGGCAAAACAAATTCCTCGAGGAATGCTTTgcataaattttgttttccccaaCCCTTCAGTTCTCATAACCTTGacggctgttttttttttccttcttacCCTGCCTCATTATGAAGACACGTGTTGTCCACCTAAGGGCTACACATGGTGGTTTCCGTCGACTTTGGTGAACTTAATCGATGG gtTATCCGACGTTGCCAAAATGTCGTGTAGAACCATGAATGTTCGTTGCCACTTTTTGTTGATGATGACACTGAACCACGCTCTTCAGTGCAACGACATTTTTGTAAACGAAACTGCACGATCTGTAGAAACTACACGGGTGTTCAACGAGGTCCGGCATGTTTCTCGTGCCTGTGGAAAGCAGTTGATCGTCCACCAACGAATTCGACCTAATCCTAACGAAGCTTCACTAACCACG GCCGAAATAATAGCTGGTAGAGGTTACCCAGTTGAAATTCACAGCGTAACAACCAGTGATGGTTACATTCTCGAGCTTCATCGCATTCCGTATGGTAAAGGCCAGAAGATGGCGTCGACTGCCTCGAGACGACCTGTTTTTCTCCAACACGGAATTTTGACTACCGATAATGTTTGGCTTATTAATCAGAATGGGCTTG GGTTCGTTTTAGCTGACGCAGGATACGACGTTTGGATGGGAAATGCTCGTGGCAATACGTATTCACGTCGTCATGTTAAGCTTGACCCGTCAAAAGAAGAATATTGGAATTTCTC GTTCGACGAGATGGGCAATTACGACATTCCAGCCGTCATTAATTTCGTGCTGGCAAAGACAGGAAGCCAAAAAATTAGTTACATAG GTCACTCAATGGGATGCACCATGTTCTTCATTTGCATGTCGCTACATCCCGAGTTGAATGAGAAGATTGATGTGATGATTGCATTGGCACCTGCGGTTTCAATGGCAGAATCGACAGCTCCTCTTGCGGTTTACCAAGCACCATTCGCCGAGCAAATAAAG TTTGTCTTCGATTTGATCGGTGTACGTGCATATGAACCAGTCGATACATTTTGCAACAATCTTCGCAAGCAATATTGTGGACCTAATCTTTTCTTGCGTTATTCCCTTTGTCGGAATACGATATTCTCCTCTTCGGATGACGAGTATCACGCTTTCGATTTG aatATTTTGCCAATTATTGATGGCCATAATCCGGCTGGAACTTCAGTTAAAACTGCTGTCCATTACGCACAAAACTACATGACTG GCCAGACTTTTCAACGGTATGACTTTGGCCATCGCGAAAATCTATTGCGTTATGGCCAAACAACTCCACCAACGTATGATTTGAGCAAAGTAACATGTAACGTCTTTATTTTCTGGGGGCAACGCGATAAG GTGTCCGCTCCTAAG GATATTGCCTGGCTGGCAAACAAATTAGGAAACTTAAAAGCATCTATTATGATCGAAGATCCGCTTTGGAATCATCTTTCGTTTCTGTTTTCATCCGATGCCAAGCGACTAGTCTACGACAAACTGATTCCACTCCTTCCACTACCAACTTCGTAG
- the LOC123472374 gene encoding sulfotransferase 1C4-like, with the protein MAVVGAEVAKRRPSKSVHRIKFDVIAQSKLGPFSDHFPHYAGGVVRSDPGGFVMSQEFGRNAHEFFYFQPRKDDVWILTFPKCGTTWTQELVWMVVNDCNAEAARNSPLFIRSPFLEASRIASLQSAPPEVHVLVPKVEVIEKSPSPRVIKSHLPFSLLHSQLLETSKQNLYI; encoded by the exons ATGGCGGTGGTCGGAGCAGAAGTCGCTAAACGGAGGCCATCGAAATCGGTGCACAGAATTAAATTTGATGTGATCGCTCAGTCGAAACTAGGCCCGTTCAGTGATCATTTTCCTCACTACGCTGGAGGTGTTGTACGCAGCGATCCGGGCGGATTCGTCATGTCCCAAGAATTTGGCCGCAACGCTCAcgaattcttttatttccagCCGAGAAAAGACGATGTCTGGATTTTGACATTTCCAAAATGTG GAACAACGTGGACACAAGAGCTCGTGTGGATGGTGGTCAACGATTGCAATGCGGAAGCCGCTCGGAATAGTCCACTTTTTATCCGGTCTCCATTTCTCGA GGCGTCTCGCATAGCCTCATTGCAGTCGGCTCCACCGGAAGTGCACGTGTTGGTACCGAAAGTGGAAGTGATCGAGAAAAGTCCGTCGCCTCGTGTCATCAAGAGCCATTTACCTTTCAGTTTGCTGCATTCTCAATTACTTGAAACCTCCAAA cAGAATTTATACATTTAG
- the LOC116923829 gene encoding lipase member K isoform X3 — protein MAPKVSGQPVFLQHGLMNSDNVWLLLPDALAFTLADAGYDVWLGNARGNTYSRRHVSLDPSQEDYWNFSFDEMGNYDIPAVINFVLTKTGSEKMSYVGHSMGCTMFFICMSLHPELNEKIDVMIALAPAVSMAKSTAPLMVNQAPFAPQIKYVFDLIGVRAYQPVDSFWNNLRKRYCEPNLFLRYSLCQNTLFSSSGDEYHSLDLNLLPIIDGHNPAGTSVNTAVHYAQNYMAGQTFQRFDFGVEENQLRYGQTTPPTYDLSKVTSDVFIFWGQSDKVSAPTDIAWLETKLGNLRNSIMIEDPLWNHFSFLFSADAKRLVYDKLIPFLPKPIL, from the exons ATGGCGCCCAAGGTCTCAGGACAACCCGTTTTTCTTCAACACGGACTTATGAATAGTGATAATGTCTGGCTACTTCTTCCAGATGCTCTTG CGTTCACTTTAGCCGACGCAGGATATGACGTTTGGTTGGGTAATGCTCGAGGTAATACGTACTCACGCCGACATGTTAGTCTCGATCCATCACAAGAAGACTATTGGAATTTCTC GTTCGACGAAATGGGCAACTACGACATTCCAGCCGTCATTAATTTCGTGCTGACAAAGACCGGAAGTGAAAAGATGAGCTACGTTG GTCACTCAATGGGATGTACCATGTTCTTTATTTGCATGTCGTTACATCCTGAGTTAAATGAGAAGATTGATGTGATGATTGCATTAGCACCTGCAGTTTCAATGGCAAAGTCAACAGCTCCTCTAATGGTTAACCAAGCACCATTTGCTCCACAAATAAAG tatgtttttgatttgattggtGTGCGTGCGTATCAACCAGTCGATTCATTTTGGAACAACCTCCGTAAGCGATATTGTGAACCTAATCTTTTCTTGCGTTATTCTCTTTGTCAGAATACCTTATTCTCCTCTTCGGGGGATGAATACCACTCTTTAGATTTG aaTCTTTTACCAATTATTGATGGTCACAATCCTGCCGGAACATCAGTTAACACTGCTGTTCATTATGCGCAGAACTACATGGCCG GTCAGACATTTCAACGTTTTGATTTTGGGGTTGAGGAAAATCAATTGCGCTATGGCCAAACAACTCCACCAACTTACGATTTAAGTAAGGTCACATCGGATGTCTTCATTTTCTGGGGGCAAAGCGACAAG GTGTCTGCTCCTACG GATATTGCCTGGCTGGAAACCAAACTAGGAAACTTGAGAAATTCCATTATGATTGAAGATCCGCTATGGAatcatttttcgtttcttttttcagcaGATGCCAAACGGCTAGTCTACGACAAACTGATTCCATTCCTGCCAAAACCTATTTTGTAG
- the LOC116923822 gene encoding lipase member K isoform X3, translating to MGRNCTPTISCSKSAKRALKLSDVAKMSCRTMNVRCHFLLMMTLNHALQCNDIFVNETARSVETTRVFNEVRHVSRACGKQLIVHQRIRPNPNEASLTTAEIIAGRGYPVEIHSVTTSDGYILELHRIPYGKGQKMASTASRRPVFLQHGILTTDNVWLINQNGLGFVLADAGYDVWMGNARGNTYSRRHVKLDPSKEEYWNFSFDEMGNYDIPAVINFVLAKTGSQKISYIGHSMGCTMFFICMSLHPELNEKIDVMIALAPAVSMAESTAPLAVYQAPFAEQIKFVFDLIGVRAYEPVDTFCNNLRKQYCGPNLFLRYSLCRNTIFSSSDDEYHAFDLNILPIIDGHNPAGTSVKTAVHYAQNYMTGQTFQRYDFGHRENLLRYGQTTPPTYDLSKVTCNVFIFWGQRDKVSAPKDIAWLANKLGNLKASIMIEDPLWNHLSFLFSSDAKRLVYDKLIPLLPLPTS from the exons ATGGGTAGGAATTGCACACCGACGATATCTTGTTCAAAGTCTGCTAAACGTGCACTTAA gtTATCCGACGTTGCCAAAATGTCGTGTAGAACCATGAATGTTCGTTGCCACTTTTTGTTGATGATGACACTGAACCACGCTCTTCAGTGCAACGACATTTTTGTAAACGAAACTGCACGATCTGTAGAAACTACACGGGTGTTCAACGAGGTCCGGCATGTTTCTCGTGCCTGTGGAAAGCAGTTGATCGTCCACCAACGAATTCGACCTAATCCTAACGAAGCTTCACTAACCACG GCCGAAATAATAGCTGGTAGAGGTTACCCAGTTGAAATTCACAGCGTAACAACCAGTGATGGTTACATTCTCGAGCTTCATCGCATTCCGTATGGTAAAGGCCAGAAGATGGCGTCGACTGCCTCGAGACGACCTGTTTTTCTCCAACACGGAATTTTGACTACCGATAATGTTTGGCTTATTAATCAGAATGGGCTTG GGTTCGTTTTAGCTGACGCAGGATACGACGTTTGGATGGGAAATGCTCGTGGCAATACGTATTCACGTCGTCATGTTAAGCTTGACCCGTCAAAAGAAGAATATTGGAATTTCTC GTTCGACGAGATGGGCAATTACGACATTCCAGCCGTCATTAATTTCGTGCTGGCAAAGACAGGAAGCCAAAAAATTAGTTACATAG GTCACTCAATGGGATGCACCATGTTCTTCATTTGCATGTCGCTACATCCCGAGTTGAATGAGAAGATTGATGTGATGATTGCATTGGCACCTGCGGTTTCAATGGCAGAATCGACAGCTCCTCTTGCGGTTTACCAAGCACCATTCGCCGAGCAAATAAAG TTTGTCTTCGATTTGATCGGTGTACGTGCATATGAACCAGTCGATACATTTTGCAACAATCTTCGCAAGCAATATTGTGGACCTAATCTTTTCTTGCGTTATTCCCTTTGTCGGAATACGATATTCTCCTCTTCGGATGACGAGTATCACGCTTTCGATTTG aatATTTTGCCAATTATTGATGGCCATAATCCGGCTGGAACTTCAGTTAAAACTGCTGTCCATTACGCACAAAACTACATGACTG GCCAGACTTTTCAACGGTATGACTTTGGCCATCGCGAAAATCTATTGCGTTATGGCCAAACAACTCCACCAACGTATGATTTGAGCAAAGTAACATGTAACGTCTTTATTTTCTGGGGGCAACGCGATAAG GTGTCCGCTCCTAAG GATATTGCCTGGCTGGCAAACAAATTAGGAAACTTAAAAGCATCTATTATGATCGAAGATCCGCTTTGGAATCATCTTTCGTTTCTGTTTTCATCCGATGCCAAGCGACTAGTCTACGACAAACTGATTCCACTCCTTCCACTACCAACTTCGTAG